A genome region from Penicillium psychrofluorescens genome assembly, chromosome: 3 includes the following:
- a CDS encoding uncharacterized protein (ID:PFLUO_005218-T1.cds;~source:funannotate): MAEFPALQQAFTVEVEIGEALDVGSASRTNPLMVVPMTKGTVKSASGFAPGIDADFVGVGNDYIHMDPDTNHARLDAHSVLKTQDGALLYLHYTGVLTLSPVEKAVLGGKAEVGPTPFGNIFTHFTFETGDDRYHELENRVFVGQGRFVVRTGKPTVVEYRVSQVVQG, from the exons ATGGCTGAATTCCCCGCTCTCCAGCAGGCTTTTACGGTCGAG GTCGAAATCGGCGAAGCACTAGACGTCG GCAGTGCCTCACGCACCAACCCCCTCATGGTGGTGCCGATGACGAAAGGGACGGTCAAGAGTGCTTCCGGGTTCGCTCCGGGCATCGATGCCGATTTTGTCGGTGTCGGCAATGACTACATCCATATGGACCCGGATACAAACCACGCCCGGCTGGATGCCCACTCGGTTCTCAA AACTCAGGATGGTGCC CTTCTCTATCTTCACTACACCGGTGTTCTCACCCTCAGCCCCGTCGAAAAGGCCGTCCTAGGGGGCAAGGCGGAGGTTGGGCCGACACCCTTCGGTAACATTT TCACTCATTTCACTTTCGAG ACTGGTGACGACCGGTATCACGAGCTGGAGAACCGGGTCTTCGTCGGACAGGGCCGGTTCGTCGTACGGACTGGGAAGCCGACAGTGGTGGAGTACCGAGTCAGCCAGGTCGTTCAGGGCTAA
- a CDS encoding uncharacterized protein (ID:PFLUO_005219-T1.cds;~source:funannotate), whose amino-acid sequence MQSIKVLLGLLASVSAIPFQQQPLGVVSDPSEGVPDATEPQTARSPRPLHGRFLHITDFHPDRHYKAGTSIDRSSCHSGKGSAGYFGTEGSDCDSPLSLVNETFRWIEANLKDQIDFVIWTGDSARHDNDEENPRTPDEVVQLNEFMAQKWIDLFSQQPDAQVSKSEPRLSVPVVPTFGNNDIMPHNIFKSGPNRWTKRFAQVWDKFIPEDQRHTFVEGGWFTTEVIPGQLAVISLNTMYFFESNNAVDGCKDKSEPGYEHMEWLRVQLKLLRSRKMKAILIGHVPPARSSSKCNWDETCWQKYALWLHNYRDVVVGSLYGHMNVDHFMLQDSHDIDIDSKGIKKSSDGRVSISSKEDYLVSLREQWADLPSPPSGVFEIEDNQPGEMETAKKSKKQKKKEKKRKKFLKKIGGPWAERYSVSLVAPSLVPNYFPTLRVIDYNITGVEDFMPEVDSEIRDDFASDADAHFDPGDQEFLEVRSDAPEPQRKKKAKKAKKTKKKKKKSSFKIPEPPSSTSLPGPAHSNQPFSLLGLTQYYANLTRINEEAESSVSDKGPKVNFEIEYCTDDDLYEMKDLTVRSWFQLATTIADEENTKSVDSGGLEVTKKRKNDVWRAFLTRAFVGYVDIDELDDLA is encoded by the exons ATGCAGTCGATCAAAGTGCTGCTGGGCCTCTTGGCTAGTGTCTCTGCCATCCCCTTCCAACAGCAACCACTAGGGGTGGTGAGCGACCCGTCGGAGGGAGTTCCGGATGCGACAGAGCCCCAGACAGCCAGATCGCCAAGACCTCTGCATGGCAGGTTCTTGCACATTACGG ATTTCCATCCCGACCGGCACTACAAGGCCGGAACGTCGATCGACCGTAGTTCGTGCCACAGCGGCAAGGGGTCAGCAGGATATTTCGGGACGGAGGGGAGCGACTGTGATTCCCCGTTGTCACTGGTTAACGAGACCTTCCGATGGATCGAGGCGAATCTGAAGGATCAAATTGACTTTGTGATCTGGACGGGCGACTCGGCTCGGCACGACAATGACGAAGAGAACCCTCGGACACCCGATGAAGTGGTGCAACTGAATGAATTCATGGCACAGAAATGGATCGACTTGTTCAGCCAACAACCAGATGCGCAGGTCAGCAAGAGTGAGCCCCGGCTGTCCGTCCCCGTGGTGCCAACGTTCGGCAACAACGACATCATGCCACACAACATCTTTAAGAGTGGCCCGAATCGGTGGACAAAGCGATTTGCTCAAGTGTGGGATAAGTTTATTCCCGAGGATCAGCGCCATACCTTTGTGGAAGGTGGTTGGTTCACGACCGAGGTCATCCCGGGCCAACTGGCCGTCATCAGCCTGAACACGATGTACTTCTTCGAGTCCAACAACGCCGTCGACGGCTGCAAAGACAAGTCGGAGCCGGGGTATGAACATATGGAATGGCTGCGGGTGCAGCTGAAACTGCTGCGGAGCCGCAAGATGAAGgccatcctcatcggccATGTGCCCCCTGCGCGGTCCAGCTCAAAATGCAACTGGGATGAGACGTGCTGGCAGAAATACGCATTGTGGCTGCATAATTACCGCGACGTCGTCGTGGGCAGTCTCTACGGCCATATGAATGTCGATCACTTCATGCTGCAGGACAGCCACGACATCGATATCGATTCGAAGGGAATCAAGAAATCCTCCGACGGCCGAGTGTCGATCTCGTCCAAGGAGGACTACCTAGTCAGCCTTCGCGAGCAGTGGGCCGATCTGCCATCTCCCCCCTCGGGGGTCTTTGAGATCGAGGACAACCAACCGGGCGAAATGGAGACGGCgaaaaagagcaagaagcaaaagaagaaagaaaagaagaggaagaagttccTCAAAAAGATCGGGGGCCCTTGGGCCGAACGATATAGTGTGTCGCTGGTCGCACCGAGTCTGGTCCCCAATTACTTCCCAACCCTCCGAGTGATCGACTACAACATCACCGGTGTGGAAGACTTCATGCCTGAAGTGGATAGTGAAATCCGAGACGATTTTGCTTCCGACGCCGATGCTCATTTCGACCCGGGCGACCAAGAATTTCTGGAGGTACGATCCGATGCCCCGGAACCacaaaggaagaagaaggcgaagaaggccaagaagacgaagaagaagaaaaagaaatctTCATTTAAGATACCGGAGCCGCCATCATCTACAAGTCTTCCAGGCCCGGCCCACTCCAACCAGCCGTTCTCCCTCCTCGGCTTGACTCAATACTACGCCAATCTGACCCGGATCAACGAAGAGGCCGAGTCGAGTGTATCCGACAAGGGCCCGAAAGTCAACTTCGAGATCGAATATTGCACAGACGATGACCTCTACGAGATGAAGGATCTCACGGTGCGCAGTTGGTTCCAGCTTGCTACGACAATTGCCGATGAAGAGAATACCAAGAGCGTTGACTCGGGTGGACTAGAGGTCACGAAAAAGCGCAAGAATGATGTCTGGCGCGCATTCCTCACGCGAGCGTTTGTGGGGTACGTGGACATTGATGAATTAGACGACCTTGCTTGA